In Paraburkholderia phenazinium, one DNA window encodes the following:
- a CDS encoding VOC family protein, whose amino-acid sequence MTELVTCLWFDGGKAREAAEFYAATFPDSHVSAGHVSPKPGVGQGAELTIEFTVLGRRYLGLNGGPAFKANEAVSFIVLTDSQEETDRYWNAIVGNGGEEAPCGWCKDRWGFSWQITPRRLLELVSGSDRDAGGRAMDAMMTMKKIDIATIERAAAVKT is encoded by the coding sequence ATGACTGAGCTTGTAACATGCCTGTGGTTCGATGGAGGCAAAGCGCGTGAGGCTGCGGAGTTTTACGCCGCTACCTTCCCCGATAGCCATGTTAGTGCCGGTCATGTGTCGCCGAAGCCGGGCGTGGGGCAAGGCGCGGAGCTGACGATCGAGTTCACTGTGCTGGGCCGGCGCTACCTGGGGCTCAACGGTGGCCCCGCCTTCAAGGCGAATGAGGCGGTCAGTTTCATCGTCCTGACGGATAGCCAGGAAGAGACTGACCGATATTGGAACGCCATCGTCGGCAACGGCGGGGAGGAGGCGCCTTGCGGCTGGTGCAAGGACCGCTGGGGCTTTTCCTGGCAGATCACGCCCAGGCGGCTGCTTGAGCTCGTCAGCGGGTCCGATCGCGATGCCGGAGGGCGTGCGATGGACGCGATGATGACCATGAAGAAGATCGATATCGCTACGATAGAGCGCGCGGCGGCGGTCAAAACATAA
- a CDS encoding DJ-1/PfpI family protein → MQVAMMLYAGFRLLEVTGPMDVFHEANRLCGATLYEQHLVGTSPGPVLCSSGLAVGTTECLSDVRTAFDIVVVPGSPLIGSGREHRELVRWLGDAGCRVRRLASVSNGAFLLARAGLADRRCLKDGNVYSSRGVGDAIQMALAFVREDLGEAFARSIVKSLSSQP, encoded by the coding sequence ATGCAGGTTGCGATGATGTTGTACGCAGGATTTCGGCTGCTCGAAGTGACGGGCCCCATGGATGTCTTCCACGAAGCGAACCGTTTGTGCGGCGCAACGTTGTATGAGCAACATCTCGTGGGAACGTCGCCGGGGCCCGTGCTGTGCTCGAGTGGCTTAGCGGTGGGCACGACGGAGTGTCTGTCGGATGTTCGTACTGCATTCGACATCGTCGTGGTGCCCGGTTCGCCGCTCATCGGCTCGGGGCGCGAGCATCGCGAACTGGTGCGCTGGCTTGGCGATGCCGGGTGCAGAGTGCGAAGGCTCGCATCGGTGTCGAACGGGGCGTTTCTACTCGCGCGTGCCGGCCTTGCCGACCGCCGCTGCCTGAAGGACGGCAACGTGTACTCGTCGCGCGGTGTCGGTGACGCTATCCAGATGGCCTTGGCTTTCGTCAGGGAAGACCTTGGCGAAGCGTTCGCCAGAAGCATCGTCAAGTCACTGTCGAGCCAACCATGA
- a CDS encoding ArsR/SmtB family transcription factor, whose translation MCVSQAALDEDLIHKALANPFRREILKWLKTPNAYFVQGSFDVGCGVPLNAIHARSGLSQSTVSAHVAALIEARLLVSTRVGQWMLLARCEAVIHAFAEGIRLHL comes from the coding sequence ATGTGTGTGTCGCAAGCGGCGCTTGACGAGGATCTGATTCATAAGGCGCTCGCCAACCCGTTCCGGCGCGAGATCCTGAAGTGGTTGAAGACGCCGAACGCCTACTTCGTACAAGGATCCTTCGACGTGGGTTGCGGAGTGCCGTTAAATGCAATTCACGCGCGCAGCGGGCTCTCTCAGTCCACCGTATCGGCGCACGTCGCGGCATTGATCGAGGCGCGATTGCTGGTGTCGACCCGCGTGGGTCAGTGGATGCTTCTGGCGCGATGCGAAGCAGTCATTCACGCCTTTGCGGAAGGGATCAGACTGCATCTGTAG